A window of Apium graveolens cultivar Ventura chromosome 8, ASM990537v1, whole genome shotgun sequence contains these coding sequences:
- the LOC141678197 gene encoding riboflavin biosynthesis protein PYRR, chloroplastic, with product MTGFFSLRPFSTPVMCTATNDTNGSHTLDASFIKRAAELADKSAGFTAPHPNFGCVIALNSGTRVVGEGYLHAQGTKPAELQAVEAAGEYCKGATAYVNMEPGDCHGDSTAVSSLIKGGITRVVVGIRHPLQHLRGSAIQMLRSEGLQVDVLGEDLQSNVIEEALKPCLLVNAPLLYRAACRVPYSVLKYAMTLDGKIAASSGHASWISSRQSRGQVLALRGRSDAIIVGGNTVRKDNPRLTARHGGGHTPLRLVMSQSLDLPEVANLWDIAEVPTIVATQRGARKCFQMLLASKGVEVVEFDILNPRDVTDYLYDRGYLSLFWECGGSLAASAISSSVIHKVYAFVAPKIIGGKNAPSPVGELGMVEMTQALELSDVCYEQIGPDMLISGFLQPVPDLTPSVPSMDETSAIDPSISLYDPSVIFFYKAWDPYGAFSNFSHHPIHVPDDNGDYITWSSVEHYYQAHKFMGMNDPEVGKYIEDIVHAKSPEEAARKGRKLQRQRPDLLRPDWENVKVDIMYKALKYKFSIYPHLNSILLSTSGSVLVEASPHDLFWGGGREGEGMNYLGRLLMQLRSEFLGEIPSSGSSIVQAEKENEARN from the exons ATGACGGGCTTCTTCTCTTTAAGACCCTTCTCTACTCCTGTTATGTGCACAGCCACCAATGATACAAATGGATCCCACACTCTCGACGCTTCGTTCATCAAGCGTGCTGCCGAGTTGGCTGATAAGTCTGCCGGATTTACTGCACCGCACCCCAATTTTGGGTGTGTAATTGCTCTGAATTCTGGAACCAGGGTGGTCGGAGAAGGTTACCTTCATGCACAGGGGACAAAGCCAGCAGAATTGCAGGCTGTAGAAGCTGCTGGCGAGTACTGCAAGGGTGCCACAGCTTATGTTAACATGGAACCTGGTGACTGCCACGGTGATTCTACCGCTGTGTCTTCTTTAATTAAG GGAGGAATTACTAGAGTTGTTGTTGGGATAAGGCATCCATTACAGCATCTGCGGGGAAGTGCTATTCAAATGCTAAGAAGCGAAGGATTGCAGGTTGATGTCCTTGGAGAAGATCTGCAAAGTAATGTTATTGAG GAAGCTCTAAAACCTTGCCTCCTAGTCAATGCTCCTTTGCTTTATAGAGCTGCTTGTCGTGTGCCATATTCTGTTTTGAAGTATGCAATGACCCTTGATG GAAAGATTGCAGCTTCTAGTGGGCATGCTTCATGGATAAGCAGCAGACAGTCAAGAGGACAAGTTCTTGCATTGAGGGGTAGAAGTGATGCTATTATTGTAGGAGGAAATACTGTACGCAAAGATA ATCCACGACTAACTGCCAGACATGGAGGTGGCCACACGCCTTTGCGGCTTGTAATGTCACAATCTCTTGATCTTCCTGAGGTAGCTAATCTTTGGGATATTGCTGAAGTACCCACTATAGTCGCAACACAAAGAGGGGCTAGGAAATGTTTCCAGATGCTTCTAGCTTCAAAAGgtgttgaagtggtggaatttgATATCTTAAATCCAAGGGATGTCACGGATTACTTGTATGATCGTGGTTATCTTTCACTTTTTTGGGAGTGTGGAGGGTCATTAGCTGCGTCTGCTATTTCATCCAGTGTCATTCACAAG GTCTATGCATTTgttgctcctaaaattattggTGGAAAGAATGCACCATCTCCTGTAGGTGAACTTGGAATGGTTGAAATGACACAAGCTCTGGAGTTAAGTGATGTTTGCTATGAGCAG ATTGGTCCTGATATGCTTATCAGTGGATTTCTTCAGCCTGTTCCTGACCTAACTCCTTCAGTTCCATCGATGGATGAAACTTCTGCAATTGATCCATCCATTTCCCTTTACGATCCAAgtgttatatttttttataaagcaTGGGATCCTTATGGTGCCTTTTCTAATTTCTCTCACCATCCGATTCATGTTCCTGACGATAATGGTGATTACATTACTTGGTCAAGTGTAGAACACTATTATCAG GCACACAAGTTTATGGGGATGAATGATCCTGAAGTAGGAAAATATATTGAAGACATAGTGCATGCAAAAAGTCCAGAGGAAGCAGCACGGAAAGGAAGAAAATTACAAAGGCAGCGGCCTGATCTG TTAAGACCGGACTGGGAAAATGTGAAGGTTGATATTATGTACAAGGCCTTGAAATATAAATTCTCGATTTACCCGCACTTAAATTCTATACTTCTATCAACATCGGGATCTGTTCTAGTAGAAGCTTCACCTCATGATCTCTTCTGGGGAGGAGGCCGAGAAGGCGAAGGCATGAATTATCTGGGCAGGCTCCTGATGCAGTTAAGATCAGAGTTTCTTGGTGAGATTCCATCAAGTGGTAGCTCTATAGTTCAAgctgaaaaagaaaatgaagcaAGAAATTGA